The sequence GAGGGAAGAAAGCGCCCGGCTGGAGGGACGgggcgggcggggccgggggctcgGCGGCTGCGCCGGGGACCAGCGCAGGTTTGAAATAATTAGCATAGATTCTCCGGGACTCCGGCCTGGGGGGCGGGACGCCGGGAGGGCGGCGCGGGGAGGTggccagggggtggggagagagcacAGGAGAGCGACTTCGGAGTCCAAGATAAATAAAAGGAGTGCTGAGCGGTGTCAGGAAGCCGGCCCACGTGGAGCGGCGCGGATGGGCGCCACCGCGGGCTGAGGCGCAGGGACGCGCGCGGGTCCCGGGCCGGCCTCGGGACGCTGGCTTCtcgaggggtggagtggggggcatTTTTTGCACGTCCCTTTAAGAGGTCACAGGTCTGTTACCCCTTATGGAATCCACACGCTCAAAGATCTGACTCCGATTTCGcccccctctcccatccccacgTGGAATAAGTGTCCAGAGGGGGGCACGCCCGGTGCCCAGCTGTAGGTCCCCGGGGGTGACGTTTTTTCACCCAAATTCGGACTCCTCTGAGCTCTCCTTAGGtctcagggaagggaggaggaggtgtgTCAAATCTCCCAGCTATTCCCAGCAATTCTGGCCGAGGGCCTGGATTTCGGGGCCTCAGACCTGCAGGACCCCTGAGGCTGTGAGTGTCGATTCCAAGGGATCGCCTCCCCATAGCTTCCGGGAGTGCAAAGGGTTAACGCGGGCgggttgttgggggggggggggggagctgtGTGCGAAGCGGGAGGGGTGGCGGGATCTGGGTGGGCGCGCTCTgatctccctcctccacccccccaTTCCTCGGGGGTCAAGTTTCAGCGGCACTCCGCCCCCAGGGTAGGTGTGAAAGACACGTGTCCCCATTGTGAAGGGCCTGTCAGGCGGGACAAAGCGGccgcccaccctcccccccacccccgcccctcggCCCAGCCTGGGGTCAGCTCCAGGGGGCCGGCTGGGTGTCGAGGTCACGATGGGCCCGAGCTTTGGTGACATAGGGAGAAAAGGCTGGGAGACTGGGCGGAGGCCACGTGATGCTCAAGTGAGGAGTTTGAGAATAGCACCCCCCCCAATGAAAAACTGAGCGGTCACTTCCATCACCCCAGAAGAAGGGATGAGCCCCTTCTCCCAACAGGCAGAGTAAGCACAGCGGCGCCCCctacccgcccccccacccccaaccccccatcAATCACCAACACAGAGAATCGCAGTGTGGAGCGCAGTCGGTTTTAGTGGTTTTCTTTAATCCTGCTCTGCACTTCTTTCTCATTTACTACACGGGatattataaagaataaatagCAGATACTCTTAATTTACAATGATTAGTCATtccatttgttctctatatttacAATAACTGTAAAATAACATTGAACTCTATAGCTTCTTCGAGGTCCAAGGAAAACCAAAACACTTTCCGAAGAATggaaaatagctttttaaaagtcCCTCTACAAAAGTTCTCCCCTCTCTTTgtactttaagaaaaaataactttcccccccacccctgcttcgCCATGCGAAGGGCACTGTAATATAAATAGCAGGCTAACATTATTAGCAACAACCAGAATAagtctctcttttctctgttcgttttttccttttgcttaaaaattttttaaaaatacagtagaaGCCGGTAACTTTTAACGTATAATACTGACCTtttaataagtaaattaaaactgGGACcgtatatacacacagatatacattcCTACACAGTTAAACAGTGCATTACATGAACCAGAAAGCTAGGTctctgtagcaaaaaaaaaaaaaaaaaaaaaagttcattggaTCCCCTCGCGAGAGGGTGGTGGACCGTGCGGGGGGCGTCGGTGGGGATCGATCAAGTGTCCGGGTGCGGGCGGGGGGCCCTGAGTTCTAGCATGAGCACTTGCACTCGGAAATGATGGGGTACTGGATGGGAATCCAGCCGCAGCGCTGGCCCCCGCGCCGCTGACAGCGCCACCGCAGCACGGTGAGGTGCACGGACTTGGACGGCTTGCACACCATGCCCTCGGGCACGGAGCACGAGCGCTTGCTGAAGCAGCTGCCCACCTTCACGTAGCGCGGCCAGAAGCGGCTGCCCAGGTCGTTCCAGGCGTACAGCACCGGGCAGAAGGTCTGCGACCACAGCCACATCTGTAACTTCCTCCGCAGCTTCTTGCTCAGGCGCTGCTTCTTGCCCGGGGCCAAGCCCTCGGAGAACTCCAGGGCTTTGATCTCGCTCGGCATGGCCCCCGACGGCCGCTGCCGCAGCAGCTGGTCCAGCTCGGCCAGGTCCTCGGCGCCCCCGGCcgccaccccgcccccgcccggccgGTCCTCGGGGGGCGAGGTGGCCATGAAGCCCGGGTCGTAGTGGCCCCCGAGCAGCGAGCGCAGCAGCGTCTCGTTCAGATCCTTCTCCTTGGGGTCAAAGATAGGGTCCGGGTGTTCGATGAGGTCCACCAGAGGCAGGTTGTCGCTGGGAGCCGGGCGGATGTGGAGATAGTGCTGGCCGCCGGCCGGTGCCACCCGCAGCCCCAGGACCACCACCAGGGCGTAGAGGGTGACCCCCAGACTGGGGCAGCGCTCCATGCCTCCGGCGCGCGCCCGGGGCTGCTGCTTCGTCCCGCGTCCCCGGAGGAGAGCACGCCGAGCCCGCGGCGCCGCCGCGCTCCCCCGTCTCTCCGGAGGCGGCTCACCCGAGGCTGGGCAGGCGCAGGGCCGGCAGCATGAGTCGCCCGCAGAGCCCTTCGCGCGGCGCCGGCTCCCACCCGGGCGGAAAGGAGGCGCGCAAGCGGGCCGCCACTCTCCTCCCGGCTCTACGCGGGCAGGCGGCCGCGGCGGGGCATCCGAAACCACTCCAGGGCGACCGCGGGCGCGGGGGGCGCCGGCTGCTCGCTGCCTTCCCGGgccggcggcggcgcggggcgcGTGGACTGGCCGCTCTCCCCGCCTCCTTCTCCCGCGGCTCGGCGTCCGGCCGCTCGGGGCAGCGCCGCGGCTCGGGCCGGTCCTCGGGGCACTTCCCTCCGCCCGCTCGGGGCTCGGCGGCCGGCTCTGCCCGGCGGActccagcggcggcggcggcggcggcggcggcggcggcgtccGCGCACGTTGGCACCGGTTTGTCTGTCTCGCAGGGTCCAAGCCTTTAAATTTCCTGCACTTTCAGCTCCATCACCATGGAAACCACTGACTCTCTCGGCGTTGccccctcccccttcttcccCCCAAACAacaaccccaccccccacttctcCACCCCCGAGGAGCCGGAGCCGCACAGGCTCCGGGGGAAGCCGCCTGCACTCGccgcggaggcggcggcggcagctTCGAAAGCGCCCGGGCTGTGCCCCGCCGGACCCAGATGCCCCGGGAAGCCGACAGCCCGGCTGCCCGCCGGAGCTcacaggcggcggcggcggcggcggtggcgctTGGCAGGTCTCCGCGCAATTTtctctctcccccaccacccaccccccttctcctcctccggCAAAATGCACCGCCCCCCTCCTTTCTCCTGGAGCAATGCAACTGGGGCTCTAGGCGCCCCGCCAGGGCCAGTCCCGGGGAAGGCTCGCGGCTGCGCTGGAGCCGGGCTGGAGGGTGCAGGGCCGGTTTTGGGGGGTGGTCGAGGcgggggtgggaagatcctcaCTAGCTGGGTACTCTGCCCCGGGAGGGGAGCTGCGGGGCGGTGCTGGGGGCTCGCTTCTCGGTGCAGTTCGGTGCAAGGAATGTCTCCATGTGCAGGGAGCTTTTTCCCCGGGCGCGTCTCGCCTTCTTCTCCTCTCCCGGGCTCGGGCTaagtcccctccccctccccccaacgcgcgcgcacagacacacacacacacacactcacacacagacagacagacagacacacacacactttgcgcCGGAGGACTCCAGGAGCCGCAGCGTTGCGCAGCGTGATGCAATTCCTAGGAAGCCTCCGGCCCGTGTGTTCCCCGGGCCCTCAAGAGGGGTCGGCTCCTCACCCTCCCCGTCCCCTCGGCCGGGCCTGCACCCTGAGTGGCCGAGCTGGAGGGGCGCGTCCTGCTTCAGGGGCTCCCCTCGCCCGCCCAGCTCCGCGCGGCCGCCGCTCGGCTCCCTGGGGGCGGCGCGCCCTCTGCCGGCCCGCGGCGCTCCCTGCACCCGGCGCTGGAGGGGGGGCCACAGAGGTGGGTTTGTCTGCGGTCCACTTGACCCGACTGGGTTTGTTTCAGTGTCCGCGTCGTTGTGTGGACGTGGGCGTGctgatgtgcgtgtgtgtgcgtgcgcgctgACGAGTGAGTCTGCTGCGTACTTCCGAAGAGGAACTGGCGGCAGGGCACCTGAATCCTGGCCGGGGTCCGCCCCGATGTCCACCCTGATGGGGCTGTGTTAACCTCGGAAGAGCCACCTTACTTTCTGCGTTAGCGACATAACCACATGACTCTTCCGGATCTACCTTTCCATGGTTCTGAATAAACCTCCATGATGCTTTCTCTTCCAGGACCAGTCTGTCTCTGATGGGAGGTGGATATTGAAATGACACTTCCGGTCATTTTTCCTTGAATGAGGGGCTGAATCGAAGCTTAAACACTCAAACTCAGTTTCCTTTGAGGGGCTGTGATTGGAGTCTGGAAAAAGCTGGAGAACAGAGACTCGGCGTGGAAGACTCAAGCATTCACAGCGTTCCACAGAGTGGAGTTAGAAGTCTCGTTTTGACAGCCTGAATCACTCCAGTTCCTTTCCCCAAAgacctgtttttttcctttcaacctttgcagcttccctcccaccccaccccaccccacccccacgaaACACACACAGAAGTTTATCATCTAAGGAAATACACTTTGTTCCGAGGCACAGTATTTCTGGAAAACCCCAGCAACTGGGAGGGATGGCTAGTTTCAGCTGAAATCAGTTCCTTAAACTTTCAGGTCTAGACAGTATCTAGAATTAGACAATCAAGGTACTGCCTACAAGGAAATCTTGCTTTGAGGAATACAGGAGATAAGAACAACTAACTGGTTGCTTGAATTGCATTGATTCGGAAATAATATGGGACGAGAACCTTGCACACAGTAGGCTCTTAAACAGCACTCCTTTCTTTTTGATGTGCTTGAGGGGGCTTGGCACTGGTTTGTTTTCTTAGGAAGATTAAATGTTCCAGAACAGTTCTGCCACTGCTGTGAATTAACTAAGAGAATAATTTTTCAGTAAAGAGTTCAAAAGGTTAAATTCTAGCCCAGCTCTCCCGAGATGGCGGGTTCCAGTTAGTGACATTTTCTTGTGCTGtcttctcttccattgatctcctctcctttccttcagATCACCTGTTTTTGTTTGAAAAGCAGCCCAGATCCTTCAGTCCTTTATTTAGGTCGGGTAGAATGAAAACAAACCATGTCAGACAATAGACTGGGTGACCTGTTTATAGAATGTCCACTGGGTGAAGACTGGgccggggccggggtgggggggggcggtggaCACAAAGGAGAAAGAAGTCACAGTCTATTGCTCCCTTCCGAGATGTTTGCAGTCCAGTGAAGGGGGATATGGTAAGTGTACGAAGAAAACTTTAGAAGAGTgtgggaaaaaaatctctaaattcCCCTAAGAGCATAGACCAGTGTTttgcaatcttttaaaaaactcatgCCCACTTTTGGTAAATATTGCAATTTCATGCTATCTTCTGaatgtttgaaattttataatacattatgatgattccctggtggctcagatggtaaagaatctgcctgcaatgtgggagacccaggtttgatccctgggtcaggaagatcccctggagaaggaaatggcaacccactccagtattcttgcctggagaatcccatggacagaggagcctggcagactacagtccatggggtcacaaagagtcggacatgactgagcaacttcactttcactttcaagatgacCCCAAAAATTGAAACAATTGTAAGCTATACTCTGTTCAAACCACACTTCCTCTTCTTCAGTGTGGAGTTCTGAAATGCCCCACTTGGGGCGCCTGCAATCACTTCCCCACTCCCTGCCACACTAGCATAGCCCATATACTTAGGTACTGGGTGAATCTGGGCATGCTGTTTATTAGAAGCTAAGTACTACCAATATCTTAATAGTGAGCTGAACTTTAGCTGGGCTTGGTGAAGGAAAAGGATATATTTATCTGAGTAGATAGAGGAGGAGATTTGAGTTTGCATAAGGAAAGGAAGCACACCATATCAGGGATGGCCAAAAGAGCTGGGGTGTGGGGAATGGGAGAGCAACTGTCATAAACAGAGATGCTCAGCATAAAGACAACCTTCGCAACAGGTGGATCTCAGTTAGAATTCTGGTCCTGCCACTCACCAGCGGGTCTACCTTCTCAACATGGGCATCTTAACTCCaaacttccatttcctcctctgtagaACGGGGATTACACACACCTCTCACAGCTGTGTTCTGTATCCTCTATAGAGTTAAAGGAGGCTATGCTTAGCTCAGTAAC comes from Muntiacus reevesi chromosome 18, mMunRee1.1, whole genome shotgun sequence and encodes:
- the NOG gene encoding noggin yields the protein MERCPSLGVTLYALVVVLGLRVAPAGGQHYLHIRPAPSDNLPLVDLIEHPDPIFDPKEKDLNETLLRSLLGGHYDPGFMATSPPEDRPGGGGVAAGGAEDLAELDQLLRQRPSGAMPSEIKALEFSEGLAPGKKQRLSKKLRRKLQMWLWSQTFCPVLYAWNDLGSRFWPRYVKVGSCFSKRSCSVPEGMVCKPSKSVHLTVLRWRCQRRGGQRCGWIPIQYPIISECKCSC